In Kaistella faecalis, a genomic segment contains:
- a CDS encoding bifunctional UDP-N-acetylmuramoyl-tripeptide:D-alanyl-D-alanine ligase/alanine racemase: MNYTTKQLADLTNSQLIGNGDLQVTSISFDSRNIYSSANTAFIAINTKKNSGEKYIQSAAEKGIKIIISEHEAHDLEDITWIIVENSLRFIQALAKHHLSLFNLKTVGITGSNGKTIVKEWLYQSLFTDFNTVKSPKSFNSQLGLPLSLLKIENIHQVGIFEVGVSKPGEMEIQENIFSPKIGVLTHIGSAHSSNFVDEEELINEKIKLFKHSETIIFNGDNELVYNKINNLYSSKNLISYGLKNHNDITVTNDLSNKSESLQIRNFDEIFQLPAQQRDEATLSNALCIVAVLKEFGFNFKQITEKINALKSVEMRLESVNGLRNNLIINDSFNLDLDSLKIAYQFIKEYNKPKNTLILTDFIEGKNSDELYREVSDITNQQHFSKIILIGDEIINYQNDFKGESYTFNNVAELIGSHLLNQIENELILLKGARKFEIEKVKNHLELQKHDTLLEVNLNAILHNINVHKALLKPSTKMMAMVKAYSYGLGGYEIAEFLQHHHIDYLGVAYADEGVDLRKNGITTPIMVMNPEQHSYNIIIDYNLEPEIYSFRVLELFNQQLIEKGIQEKYPIHIKLETGMHRLGFKNNEIDDLIMKLKELNVKVASIFSHLSVADVPEGKDYTLSQIEIFRKNSEQLISGLEYQPIRHILNTSGIVHYSENQFDMVRIGIGMVGISSNAQISKQLQNAVSFKTVISQISTVNEGESVGYNRNFQPDHSTQVATIPVGYADGIPRLIGNKVGKVGIGKKLYPIVGNVCMDMMMIDIGNSTAKEGDEVIIFNSNPTLEDFSAYCKTIPYEVLTSISRRVKRIYIKN, from the coding sequence ATGAACTACACTACCAAACAACTTGCAGACCTTACCAATTCACAACTCATTGGGAACGGAGACCTGCAGGTAACAAGTATTTCCTTTGACAGCCGAAATATTTACTCTTCGGCGAACACCGCTTTCATCGCCATCAATACTAAAAAAAATTCCGGCGAAAAATATATTCAGTCCGCAGCTGAGAAAGGAATCAAAATTATAATTTCTGAGCATGAAGCTCATGATTTGGAGGACATCACCTGGATTATTGTAGAAAATTCATTAAGATTTATTCAGGCACTGGCAAAGCACCATCTCTCACTTTTTAATCTCAAGACAGTTGGAATTACGGGAAGTAACGGAAAGACGATCGTGAAGGAATGGCTTTACCAAAGCCTTTTTACTGATTTTAATACTGTTAAAAGCCCTAAGAGTTTTAATTCTCAACTGGGTCTTCCGCTTTCACTCCTTAAAATTGAGAATATTCACCAAGTGGGAATCTTTGAAGTGGGTGTTTCCAAACCTGGCGAGATGGAAATTCAGGAAAATATTTTTTCTCCCAAAATTGGTGTTCTTACGCACATCGGCTCGGCGCACTCCTCGAATTTCGTTGATGAAGAAGAACTGATCAATGAAAAAATTAAACTTTTCAAGCATTCGGAAACTATTATTTTTAATGGAGACAATGAGTTGGTTTATAATAAAATAAATAACCTTTATTCCAGTAAAAATTTAATATCCTATGGATTAAAAAACCATAACGATATTACCGTAACAAACGATCTCAGCAACAAATCTGAATCTTTACAGATCCGTAATTTTGACGAGATATTTCAACTTCCGGCTCAGCAAAGGGATGAGGCAACACTGAGCAATGCTTTATGTATTGTGGCGGTTCTGAAAGAGTTTGGATTCAACTTTAAGCAAATTACCGAAAAGATTAACGCCCTGAAATCCGTAGAAATGCGTCTGGAAAGTGTAAACGGACTCCGTAATAATCTTATCATCAACGATTCGTTTAATCTGGACCTAGATTCTTTAAAAATTGCTTACCAGTTCATAAAAGAATACAACAAACCTAAGAATACGCTTATATTGACCGATTTCATTGAGGGTAAAAATTCTGATGAGCTTTATCGTGAAGTCAGTGATATTACAAACCAGCAGCATTTCAGTAAGATTATTCTGATCGGTGATGAAATAATTAATTACCAAAATGATTTTAAAGGCGAATCTTATACTTTTAATAACGTGGCTGAACTTATTGGAAGTCATTTACTTAATCAGATAGAGAACGAACTGATTCTCTTAAAAGGGGCAAGAAAATTCGAAATCGAAAAAGTTAAAAATCACCTGGAACTTCAGAAACACGATACATTACTCGAAGTTAATCTTAATGCAATACTTCACAATATAAATGTCCATAAAGCTTTGCTGAAGCCCTCAACCAAAATGATGGCTATGGTTAAAGCCTATTCATATGGTCTTGGCGGTTATGAAATTGCAGAATTTTTGCAGCATCATCACATTGATTATCTGGGTGTTGCGTATGCTGACGAAGGTGTAGATTTAAGAAAAAACGGAATTACTACACCGATTATGGTGATGAATCCCGAACAGCACAGTTACAATATTATTATTGATTATAATTTGGAACCTGAAATTTACAGTTTCCGTGTATTGGAATTATTTAATCAGCAGCTTATTGAAAAAGGAATTCAGGAGAAATATCCTATTCATATCAAGCTGGAAACTGGAATGCACAGACTTGGTTTTAAGAACAATGAGATTGATGACCTCATTATGAAGTTGAAGGAGCTGAACGTAAAAGTGGCTTCTATTTTCAGTCATTTGTCGGTTGCAGACGTTCCGGAAGGAAAGGATTATACTTTGAGTCAGATTGAAATTTTCAGAAAAAATTCAGAACAACTTATTTCTGGACTGGAATATCAACCAATCAGGCATATTCTTAACACTTCTGGAATTGTGCATTATTCTGAAAATCAATTTGATATGGTAAGAATCGGAATTGGAATGGTGGGTATTTCTTCAAATGCCCAAATCAGCAAGCAACTACAGAATGCAGTTAGTTTTAAAACCGTAATTTCACAGATCTCTACGGTCAACGAGGGAGAATCGGTCGGTTATAACCGGAATTTTCAACCCGACCACTCCACGCAGGTCGCAACCATTCCTGTTGGATATGCTGACGGAATTCCACGGCTGATAGGCAACAAAGTTGGCAAAGTAGGCATAGGCAAAAAGCTTTACCCGATTGTAGGGAATGTCTGTATGGATATGATGATGATTGATATCGGAAATTCCACGGCTAAAGAAGGTGACGAGGTGATTATTTTTAACTCCAATCCAACTCTTGAGGATTTCTCAGCTTACTGTAAAACAATACCTTACGAGGTTTTAACATCAATTTCCAGGCGCGTTAAAAGAATTTACATCAAAAACTAA
- a CDS encoding thymidine kinase → MFLENTINHAKQSGWMEVICGSMFSGKTEELIRRLRRAEMAGQNVEIFKPKLDTRYAEEEVVSHNQNKIRSTPVESPNEILLLGSTCDVVGIDEAQFFDESIVEVANTLANNGVRVVIAGLDMDFMGRPFGPIPNLMATAEYVTKVHAICKRTGNLANHSMRTTANKDLVQLGETESYEAVSRKVFNEEFLNRKNK, encoded by the coding sequence ATGTTTTTAGAAAATACAATTAATCACGCAAAACAGAGCGGCTGGATGGAAGTTATCTGTGGGTCGATGTTTTCAGGCAAAACTGAGGAATTAATCAGAAGGCTTCGGCGTGCTGAAATGGCCGGTCAGAATGTAGAAATTTTCAAACCAAAACTCGATACACGGTATGCTGAAGAAGAGGTTGTTTCTCACAATCAGAATAAAATCAGAAGCACCCCTGTAGAGAGTCCTAATGAAATACTTTTACTGGGTTCAACCTGCGATGTAGTTGGAATTGACGAAGCGCAGTTTTTTGATGAAAGCATTGTAGAAGTTGCCAACACATTGGCGAATAACGGCGTACGTGTTGTTATTGCGGGACTTGATATGGATTTTATGGGCAGACCTTTCGGACCCATTCCGAATTTAATGGCTACAGCTGAATATGTAACAAAAGTTCACGCCATCTGCAAAAGAACGGGAAATCTCGCAAATCATTCTATGCGAACAACTGCAAATAAAGATCTTGTACAACTGGGCGAAACCGAGAGCTACGAAGCAGTAAGCCGAAAAGTTTTCAATGAAGAATTTCTGAACAGAAAAAATAAATGA
- a CDS encoding UDP-N-acetylmuramate--L-alanine ligase encodes MSKIINIGDFQNVFFIGVAGVGMSAIAQYLKGIGKEVSGSDRYFHPNEYNKTKEQLETEGIQCFLQDGSGISEKTDLIVVSTAIEDTVFEVQKAKELGIPIIKRSELLSVIAKSKKTIAVAGTSGKSTTSAMLYQILLDAHLEPSIISGAGLTSIIKEGKIGNAAVGKGEWLIIEADESDGSIVQYEPEIGLLLNIDKDHQEIDELIELFTIFKNNTKGLFIVNQSNMLAKTLSANPQNDFGFENEDAGYSAQNFDQNGLSLTFELRHQKFQMTSLGRHSVENAAAAIAVAHQIGVDLETCAASLSKYEGIYRRHQVLGQKNGVWVIDDYAHNPAKCAASIRACQPLAEKVISWFQPHGYGPTRFLKNDFVEEIADALRPQDEIWMSEIFYAGGTAVKDISANDLVKDIQAKGKNAHFVEDRNNLLEALRPELKEGTVLLLMGARDPGLEDFCKTLFENL; translated from the coding sequence ATGAGTAAGATTATTAATATTGGAGATTTTCAAAACGTTTTTTTCATCGGCGTTGCCGGTGTCGGCATGAGCGCCATTGCGCAATATCTGAAAGGAATCGGCAAAGAAGTTTCCGGAAGCGACCGTTATTTTCATCCTAACGAATACAACAAAACAAAAGAACAGCTGGAAACTGAAGGCATACAATGTTTTCTTCAGGACGGAAGTGGGATTTCTGAAAAAACTGATCTCATCGTTGTATCAACGGCCATCGAAGACACAGTTTTTGAAGTTCAGAAAGCAAAAGAACTGGGGATTCCAATCATCAAAAGAAGCGAGCTTTTATCAGTAATCGCCAAAAGCAAAAAGACAATCGCGGTTGCCGGAACTTCCGGTAAATCAACCACATCAGCAATGTTATATCAGATTCTACTTGATGCTCATCTGGAGCCGAGTATTATTTCCGGAGCGGGTTTAACTTCCATCATTAAAGAAGGTAAAATAGGAAATGCTGCTGTGGGCAAAGGCGAGTGGCTCATCATTGAAGCTGATGAAAGCGACGGTTCAATTGTACAATATGAACCCGAAATCGGACTTCTTTTAAACATCGATAAAGACCATCAGGAAATTGATGAATTAATCGAACTGTTTACGATATTTAAGAACAATACTAAGGGTTTATTCATTGTAAACCAGTCAAATATGCTTGCCAAAACACTTTCGGCAAATCCTCAGAACGATTTTGGTTTTGAAAACGAAGATGCGGGATATTCGGCTCAGAATTTTGACCAGAACGGACTTTCATTAACATTTGAACTTCGCCATCAGAAATTTCAGATGACCTCACTCGGCAGACACAGTGTTGAAAACGCTGCCGCAGCAATTGCGGTTGCCCATCAAATCGGTGTTGATTTAGAAACATGCGCGGCTAGCCTGTCAAAATATGAAGGCATTTACCGCCGTCACCAGGTTCTTGGACAGAAAAACGGTGTTTGGGTTATCGATGATTACGCGCACAATCCGGCCAAATGTGCCGCGAGCATCAGGGCCTGTCAGCCTTTGGCAGAAAAAGTAATTTCCTGGTTTCAGCCTCATGGTTACGGACCTACAAGATTTTTAAAAAATGATTTCGTGGAGGAAATCGCTGATGCTTTAAGGCCTCAGGATGAAATCTGGATGAGCGAAATCTTCTACGCAGGCGGAACCGCAGTTAAAGATATCTCCGCGAACGATTTAGTTAAAGATATTCAGGCAAAAGGCAAAAACGCCCATTTTGTAGAAGACAGAAATAATCTGCTTGAAGCGCTGCGCCCTGAATTAAAAGAAGGAACAGTGCTGCTTTTAATGGGAGCACGGGATCCGGGTCTCGAAGATTTCTGTAAAACTTTATTCGAAAATTTATAA
- the rsmI gene encoding 16S rRNA (cytidine(1402)-2'-O)-methyltransferase: MSGIIYFVPTPVGNLEDMTFRAVKVLKEVDYILCEDTRTSGVLLKHFEIAKPLKSYHLHNEHQMTQKVIEGLKSGQNIAIITDAGTPGISDPGYLLAKAGSDEDIEMICLPGATAFVPALVVSGLPNNEFIFAGFLPQKKGRQTKLKQLAEEKKTIVLYESPHKINTTLEQIKEFFGEETKVSLSREISKKFEETKRGSINELIEFSKSKTLKGEIVLVINNAI, from the coding sequence ATGTCAGGAATCATTTATTTTGTTCCAACACCTGTCGGGAATTTAGAAGATATGACTTTCAGAGCAGTAAAAGTGCTCAAGGAAGTAGATTATATTTTGTGCGAAGATACCAGAACTTCAGGCGTTTTGCTGAAGCACTTTGAGATCGCTAAACCTCTGAAATCCTATCATTTACACAACGAGCATCAGATGACGCAAAAGGTGATTGAAGGCCTGAAAAGCGGCCAGAATATCGCCATCATTACCGATGCCGGAACACCGGGCATTTCAGATCCTGGTTATTTACTGGCTAAAGCAGGTTCTGATGAGGATATTGAAATGATTTGTCTTCCGGGAGCAACGGCTTTTGTACCGGCCTTGGTAGTTTCCGGTTTACCGAATAATGAGTTTATATTTGCAGGATTTTTACCCCAGAAAAAAGGCAGGCAGACAAAACTGAAACAGCTTGCGGAAGAAAAGAAAACCATCGTTTTATACGAAAGCCCTCATAAAATAAATACGACTTTAGAGCAGATCAAAGAGTTCTTCGGTGAAGAAACGAAAGTGAGTTTAAGCCGCGAAATATCAAAAAAATTCGAAGAGACTAAACGCGGATCGATCAATGAGTTAATTGAGTTTTCTAAAAGTAAAACTTTAAAAGGAGAAATTGTTTTGGTGATCAATAA